One segment of Paraburkholderia bonniea DNA contains the following:
- the hisF gene encoding imidazole glycerol phosphate synthase subunit HisF, whose protein sequence is MALPKRIIPCLDVTAGRVVKGVNFVELRDAGDPVEIARRYDAQGADEITFLDITATSDQRDLILPIIEAVASQVFIPLTVGGGVRAVEDVRRLLNAGADKVGMNSSAVANPQLVRDAAGKYGSQCIVVAIDAKRVSAPGEAPRWEVFTHGGRKATGLDVVEWARQMAGFGAGEILLTSMDRDGTKSGFDLALTRAVSDAVPVPVIASGGVGGLQDLADGITQGRADAVLAASIFHYGEHTVGEAKRFMADQGISVRL, encoded by the coding sequence ATGGCTCTTCCCAAACGCATCATCCCCTGTCTTGACGTCACGGCTGGCCGTGTGGTCAAAGGCGTTAATTTTGTCGAACTGCGCGATGCGGGCGATCCGGTTGAAATCGCCCGCCGTTATGACGCCCAGGGTGCCGACGAAATCACCTTTCTGGATATCACCGCGACCAGCGACCAGCGTGATCTGATCTTGCCGATCATCGAAGCGGTGGCGTCGCAAGTCTTTATTCCATTGACGGTTGGCGGCGGCGTGCGTGCTGTCGAAGACGTCCGGCGTTTGCTGAATGCGGGCGCTGACAAAGTGGGTATGAATTCATCCGCCGTGGCTAATCCGCAGCTTGTGCGCGATGCCGCTGGCAAGTATGGCTCGCAGTGCATCGTGGTTGCCATCGACGCAAAGCGGGTTTCCGCGCCGGGTGAAGCCCCGCGCTGGGAGGTTTTCACGCATGGCGGGCGCAAGGCGACCGGGTTGGATGTGGTCGAATGGGCGCGCCAGATGGCCGGGTTTGGCGCGGGCGAAATCCTGCTCACCAGCATGGACCGTGACGGCACTAAAAGCGGTTTTGATCTGGCGCTCACGCGAGCGGTATCGGATGCGGTGCCGGTCCCGGTGATTGCCTCGGGTGGGGTCGGCGGGTTACAGGATCTGGCGGATGGCATTACACAAGGCCGCGCCGACGCGGTGCTGGCTGCCAGCATTTTTCATTACGGTGAACACACGGTGGGCGAAGCAAAGCGCTTCATGGCTGACCAGGGCATTTCAGTGAGGCTATAA
- the hisA gene encoding 1-(5-phosphoribosyl)-5-[(5-phosphoribosylamino)methylideneamino]imidazole-4-carboxamide isomerase, translated as MLLIPAIDLKDGQCVRLKQGDMDQATIFSEEPAAMARHWVEQGARRLHLVDLNGAFAGKPKNGDAIRAIIKEVGGEIPVQLGGGIRDLNTVERYLDDGLSYVIIGTAAVKNPGFLQDACTAFGGHIIVGLDAKDGKVATDGWSKLTGHEVADLGRKFEDYGCESIIYTDIGRDGMLQGINVEATVRLARAVKIPVIASGGLSNFGDIDALCEVEDEGIDGVICGRAIYSGDLDFAAAQAHADRLRDAGDA; from the coding sequence ATGCTGCTGATTCCCGCCATCGACCTGAAAGACGGTCAGTGTGTTCGCCTGAAACAGGGTGATATGGACCAGGCGACGATTTTCTCCGAAGAGCCCGCTGCGATGGCCCGACATTGGGTCGAGCAGGGCGCGCGGCGCTTGCATCTTGTCGATCTGAACGGTGCGTTCGCCGGCAAGCCTAAAAATGGAGATGCCATTCGCGCCATCATCAAAGAGGTGGGCGGCGAAATTCCAGTGCAGCTAGGCGGCGGCATCCGTGACCTGAATACGGTCGAGCGTTACCTGGATGACGGTTTGTCATACGTGATCATCGGTACGGCAGCGGTCAAAAATCCAGGTTTCCTGCAGGATGCCTGCACGGCGTTCGGTGGCCACATCATCGTTGGTCTGGATGCGAAAGACGGCAAGGTGGCGACCGATGGCTGGAGCAAGTTGACCGGCCACGAAGTCGCCGATCTCGGCCGCAAATTCGAAGACTACGGCTGCGAGTCGATCATTTACACCGATATTGGCCGCGATGGGATGCTGCAGGGCATCAACGTCGAAGCCACGGTCCGGCTGGCACGCGCAGTGAAAATACCGGTTATCGCTAGCGGCGGCCTGTCGAATTTTGGCGATATCGACGCGCTGTGCGAAGTCGAAGACGAAGGCATTGATGGCGTGATTTGCGGCCGGGCTATTTATTCCGGCGATCTTGATTTCGCTGCCGCCCAAGCACACGCAGACCGCCTGCGTGACGCCGGAGACGCATAA